The window CAATAATTCGCTTCATTTTCAATTAGGTCTTGCTCTAGCCTCTTTAGGGGTTATTACTTCCTTAGTAGCTCAACACATGTACTCTTTACCTGCTTATGCATTCATAGCACAAGACTTTACTACTCAAGCTGCGTTATATACTCatcaccaatacatcgcagggtttatCATGACAGGAGCCTTTGCTCATGGAGCTATATTCTTCATTAGAGATTACAATCCAGAACAGAATGAGGATAATGTATTGGCAAGAATGTTAGACCACAAAGAAGCTATCATATCTCATTTAAGTTGGGCCAGCCTGTTTCTTGGGTTCCATACCTTGGGCCTTTATGTTCATAACGATGTTATGCTCGCTTTTGGTACTCCGGaaaaacaaatcttgattgaacCTATATTTGCCCAATGGATACAATCCGCTCATGGTAAGACTTCATATGGGTTCGATGTACTCTTATCTTCAACGAATGGCCCAGCATTCAATGCAGGTCGAAGCATATGGTTACCGGGCTGGTTGAATGCTGTTAATGAGAATAGTAATTCACTCTTCTTAACAATAGGTCCTGGGGACTTCTTGGTTCATCATGCTATTGCTCTAGGTTTGCATACAACTACACTGATTTTAGTAAAAGGTGCTTTAGATGCACGTGGTTCCAAGTTAATGCCAGATAAAAAGGATTTCGGTTATAGTTTTCCTTGCGACGGCCCAGGACGCGGCGGTACTTGTGATATTTCTGCTTGGGACGCATTTTATTTGGCAGTTTTCTGGATGTTAAATACCATTGGGTGGGTTACTTTTTATTGGCATTGGAAACACATCACTTTATGGCAGGGTAACGTTTCACAATTTAATGAATCTTCCACTTATTTAATGGGATGGTTAAGAGATTATCTATGGTTAAACTCTTCACAACTTATCAATGGATATAATCCTTTTGGTATGAATAGTTTATCCGTATGGGCGTGGATGTTCTTATTTGGACATCTTGTTTGGGCTACTggatttatgtttttaatttcttGGCGCGGATATTGGCAGGAATTGATTGAAACTTTAGCATGGGCTCATGAACGCACACCTTTGGCTAATTTGATTCGATGGAGAGATAAGCCAGTGGCTCTTTCCATTGTGCAAGCAAGATTGGTTGGATTAGCCCACTTTTCCGTAGGCTATATATTCACTTATGCAGCTTTCTTGATTGCCTCTACATCAGGAAAATttggttaattttaatttagttatttattattttttttatgtactgTATCAGCAACAATCTCATTTGTTTCGATGGAGAGGGAGGATCTACCTTCTTATATTTTTACATCTAGGATCCGAACTGTATCATTGATAATAATAGGAACTGAACATTATATTATGGCAAGAAAAAGTTTGATTCAGAGGGAGAAGAAGCGGCAGAAATTGGAACAGAAATATCATTTGATTCGTcgatcctcaaaaaaaaaaataagcaaaGTTCCATCATTGAGTGAAAAATGGGAAATTCATGGAAAATTGCAATCCCCACCACGTAATAGTGCACCTATACGTCTCCATCGACGTTGTTTTTTGACTGGAAGACCTAGAGCTAACTATCGAGACTTTGGGCTATCCGGACACATACTTCGAGAAATGTTTCATGCATGTTTGTTACCGGGCGCAATAAGATCAAGTTGGTAAAGAGAAAAATATCCTTtcgtatttgtatgaatctctatgatcttttgtatgaatctctatgatctATTATCATAGAAGATAGAGGAGCCCTCTTTACCATTCTGTATAAATAGACTATTCTATTTGTACGGATATGGTAGAGGGGCGTATCCAATCTTTCTTCGTACATAAGTTCCCGGTTCTTCAGCGCGGAGTAGAGCAGTTTGGTAGCTCGCAAGGCTCATAACCTTGAGGTCACGGGTTCAAATCCTGTCTCCGCaacatttttttgtaaaaaaaaaaagatctttttaggtgtaattctaattaataactatttttttgggggggggtagttagcattagggggggtagttagcattagtagttcgaatttaattttggattttatctcttatcttatcataatacattacttcaccgtgggcggatagcgggaatcgaacccgcatcTTCTCCTTGGCAAAGAGAAATTTTACCATTCGACCATATCCGCATTTTCTGCGTTCCTGATACGCACGCATATGTCCACACATATAtgacatatatcatatatcatatatgcgTCTGGATCATATGTACAGGGCCAAATATTCAGATAcaagaatgaaatataattttttttggaactcagattgaatcttaatgtgtctcacaatccgaattattaaatttattagaagtagaaggtagaaggaatggagtttttggatcggggaaatacaaaataagttcaagagatgagagaattaaggatagctaccagaaagactaatccaatccataatgatgtaccggaaaatacaatatttttattacttgaccaaccatcagaagaagcaaatacaacggGTACACTAATCAGTAAGACTGATGAAGTCGCAATTAATGCAAAAACAGCTAATTGGAAAGCAATAGTCATGTTTGTAATCCTCCAAGCTACCAACAAATGAACTATACCATTTGATCCCTCGCTTAGTAAAAATtgtaataaaatgcatcatgtagGGATTTGACCATGAATCAATTGATTCTTTAGAACTTATTACCTTACCGCTTTATTTTATTCGGACATGGAGTCGAGGGGAGTTTAGTATTTACTTCACAAGCAGAAATACTGGATCatgcatatatctatgtatacaatCTACAGATAGATACATCGAAATATGGATTTGCATCTGGGATGTTTCTACAGATAGTTAGTGTATCATCTCATATAGTCATATTCCATTTGTaggaataaaatagaaattgtctcggggagagatggctgagtggTTGATAGCTCCGGTCTTGAAAACCGGTATAGTCTAAACAAAGAACTatcgagggttcgaatccctctctctcctttttttgcttgttgaataaatttgtttctttattcATTTGGCCCGTTATCTTTCATAAAAAGGAATGGCCCGGCTAGGTAGAATAGCCGAGCCAGAACaggaaaaaaatagaatagatataaaaagaaaaagaagaaaatctcaACTAAGAGGGGTCATGGAAAGAACAGGTTCCAAATCACGATCGATTCCTTTTTCAAAGCCTGCTGCAGCTGCACGGGCCCTTCCCGCATGCCACAAATGCCCCACAAAAAAGAAGAATCCTAGAACAAAATGGGAGGTCGCCAACCAACTTCTAGGAGAGACATAATTGACTGCATTGATCTCGGTAGCTACGCCACCCACGGAATTTAAAGAACCTAAAGGAGCATGAGTCATATATTCTGCCGAACGTCGTTCTTGCCAAGGTTGTATGTCTTTTTTCAGCCTACTCAAGTCCAAACCATTGGGACCCCTTAGAGGTTCTAACCAGGGAGCACGAAGATCCCAAAAACGCATAGTTTCTCCTCCAAAAATAATCTCTCCAGTCGGGGAACGCATTAGATATTTACCTAAACCAGTAGGTCCTTGAGCGGATCCCACGTTAGCTCCAAGACGTTGGTCTCTGACTAGAAAGGTAAATGCTTGAGCTTGAGAAGCTTCTGGCCCGGTAGGTCCGTA of the Musa acuminata AAA Group cultivar baxijiao unplaced genomic scaffold, Cavendish_Baxijiao_AAA HiC_scaffold_562, whole genome shotgun sequence genome contains:
- the LOC135661655 gene encoding photosystem I P700 chlorophyll a apoprotein A2, producing MALRFPRFSQGLAQDPTTRRIWFGIATAHDFESHDDITEERLYQNIFASHFGQLAIIFLWTSGNLFHVAWQGNFESWIQDPLHVRPIAHAIWDPHFGQPAVEAFTRGGATGPVNIAYSGVYQWWYTIGLRTNEDLYTGALFLLFLSAISLIAGWLHLQPKWKPSVSWFKNAESRLNHHLSGLFGVSSLAWTGHLVHVAIPGSRGQYVRWNNFLDVLPYPQGLGPLFTGQWNLYAQNPDSSSHLFGTSQGTGTAILTLLGGFHPQTQSLWLTDIAHHHLAIAFIFLIAGHMYRTNFGIGHSIKDLLETHIPPGGRLGRGHKGLYDTINNSLHFQLGLALASLGVITSLVAQHMYSLPAYAFIAQDFTTQAALYTHHQYIAGFIMTGAFAHGAIFFIRDYNPEQNEDNVLARMLDHKEAIISHLSWASLFLGFHTLGLYVHNDVMLAFGTPEKQILIEPIFAQWIQSAHGKTSYGFDVLLSSTNGPAFNAGRSIWLPGWLNAVNENSNSLFLTIGPGDFLVHHAIALGLHTTTLILVKGALDARGSKLMPDKKDFGYSFPCDGPGRGGTCDISAWDAFYLAVFWMLNTIGWVTFYWHWKHITLWQGNVSQFNESSTYLMGWLRDYLWLNSSQLINGYNPFGMNSLSVWAWMFLFGHLVWATGFMFLISWRGYWQELIETLAWAHERTPLANLIRWRDKPVALSIVQARLVGLAHFSVGYIFTYAAFLIASTSGKFG